The genomic region ATCTCGTGCAGGTTGCGCAGGGTTTCGTCGAATTTGCCGGGCACGGGACGGCCATCATCGATGTAAAGCGTGCGCCGTTGTAGAGCACGATGCCGACGTTGTGGCTGCCGCCGAACGTGTGGTTCCAGGGCAGCCAATCCACCAGCACCGGCGGCTCCTTGGCGAATTCGGGAATGGTCTGGCGCAGCATCTGCTGGTTGCTGCACAGCATGCGGTGCGTGGTCGGCACGGCCTTGGGCGCGCGTGTCGAGCCCGACGTGAACAGCACCTTGACGAGCGTATCGGGGCCGGTTGCGGCCTGCGCGGCGTCTGCCGTCGTCACGGGCGTGTGCAGCAGCGTGTCGAAGGCGGTGGCGCTGCGCCCCGGCAATACGCCGTCGCGCGTGATGACTTCCACGCCGTGCGGCACCACCGCGCTGATGGCGTTGGCAAAGGCCGCGCCATCGGCGGCATAGACGAGCCCCGGCGTGAGCACGTCAAACACGTGGCGCAGCTTGCCGAAATCCGTCGACACCAATGCATACGGCGGCGACACCGGCGCGTAGGGCACACCCGCCCACATGGCGCCCAGCGCCAGCTGCAAGTGCTCAAGATCATTGCCGGACAGAATCGCCAGCGGGCGCTCGGGTGGAGACGCCGCGATCCAGCAACGCCTGGCCGATGGCGCGTGCGCGCTCCAGCATCTCGCGATAGGTCAGCTTGATCCACGCGCTGTCGGCCCGCGACGTGCAGCCAGCACGCGATCCGGGTGGCGCTGCGCGCCCGCGACCAGGCAGTCGGTCATGCGCGCCGGATGTTCCGCCAGCGCTTCGGTATTGCGCACGTGCCAGACACCGCGGTCGCGCGCGTCCATCTCGCAACGCGCAGGCGCATCGCTCACGGCAACCTGCCTGTAGGGGTGATTTGGCACACCTGCGGGGCGGCGTGTGGTGCCCGGTTTGAACCTGCGGGCCCTGAGCCTGCATTTCGACGTGACTCACGTCTTGTCTCCTGAATGCGCCGCCCGTTTTATGGTTGTGGTGGGCGGCTGCCGAACTTCAGATCGGTTAAATCGGATAGTGGCGCGGCGTATTCTGCAAGGTGATCCAGCGCAGCTCGGTAAATTCCGCAATCGACGCCTTGCCGCCAAACCGGCCGTAGCCGCTGCTCTTCACGCCGCCAAACGGCATCTGCGCCTCGTCGTGCACGGTGGGGCCGTTGATGTGGCAGATGCCCGATTCGATACGCTGCGCGACCCGCATGGCGCGCGACACGTCGCGGCTGAACACGGCGGCCGACAAGCCGTATTCGCTGTCATTGGCCAGGCGAATCGCCTCTTCATCGCCATCCACGCGCGCCACGGTTACCCACGGGGCCGAACGATTCCTCGTTGTACAGCCGCATGGCGGGTGGTCACACCATCCACGATGGCGGGCTGCACGATGGCGCCATTCCATGTGCAAGCCGACGGGTAGCGCAGCGCCGTGCGCGCGGGCGTCTTCCACCAGCGCCTGCACGCGCCTTGGCCGCATCCACGCTCACCATCGCGCCCAGTTGCGCGGTGGCGTCGGTCGGGGTCACCTGCGCGCAGCGTGCGCGCCTTGGCGGCCAGCTTGTCGACGAGGGCATCGGCAATCTTGCGATCGACGATCACACGTTCGGTCGACATGCAGATCTGCCCCTGGTTGAAGAATGCGCCAAAGGCGATGGCGTCCACCGCGGCATCCAGGTCGGCATCGTCCAGCACCAGCACCGGCGCCTTGCCGCCCAGCTCCAGCAGCGCAGGCTTCAGGTGCCGCGCCGCGTGCTGCGCAATGATGCGCCCCACATGCGTCGAGCCCGTGAAGTTCACGCGGCGCACGGCCGGATGCGCGATCAGGCGCTCACCACCTGGGCGGCGTCGGCCGGCGCGTTGGTCACCACGTTCACCACGCCATCGCCCAGGCCAGCCTCCTGCAGCACGGTGCCGATCAGCCGATGCACGCCGGGCACATTTCCGACGCCTTGAGCACGACCGTGTTGCCGCATGCCAGCGGCATGGCCAGCGCGCGCGTGCCCAGGATCACCGGCGCATTCCACGGTGCAATGCCGAGCACCACACCGCAGGGCTGGCGCACGGCCATCGCAAAGTTGCCCGGTACGTCCGAGGGGATCACGCTGCCGTCGATCTGCGTGGTCATGGAGGCGGCTTCGCGCAGCATGTTGGCCGCCAGCATGACGTTGAAGCCGATCCAGTTGGGGCTGGCGCCGGTCTCCGCCGCGCCGGCGCGGATGAAGGCGTCGGTGTGCTGGTCCATCAACTCGGCGGCCTTCAGCAGCCGCTTGCGGCGTTCGCCCGGGCCCAGGGCCGCCCACGCGGGGAACGCATCGGCAGCAGCCTGCACGGCGGCGTCGGCATCTTCCAGCGTGGCCGCCGCCGCGCGCGATGCGACCGCGTCGT from Arthrobacter methylotrophus harbors:
- a CDS encoding AMP-binding protein, whose product is MARCWSAHAPSARRCWIAASPPERPLAILSGNDLEHLQLALGAMWAGVPYAPVSPPYALVSTDFGKLRHVFDVLTPGLVYAADGAAFANAISAVVPHGVEVITRDGVLPGRSATAFDTLLHTPVTTADAAQAATGPDTLVKVLFTSGSTRAPKAVPTTHRMLCSNQQMLRQTIPEFAKEPPVLVDWLPWNHTFGGSHNVGIVLYNGARFTSMMAVPCPANSTKPCATCTRSHPPRTSRAQGGGRTRAGAGTGPALRETFFSRVKLYFFGGAGLSQEAWDRLEA
- a CDS encoding aldehyde dehydrogenase family protein, translating into MDGDEEAIRLANDSEYGLSAAVFSRDVSRAMRVAQRIESGICHINGPTVHDEAQMPFGGVKSSGYGRFGGKASIAEFTELRWITLQNTPRHYPI
- a CDS encoding aldehyde dehydrogenase family protein, whose product is MRRVNFTGSTHVGRIIAQHAARHLKPALLELGGKAPVLVLDDADLDAAVDAIAFGAFFNQGQICMSTERVIVDRKIADALVDKLAAKARTLRAGDPDRRHRATGRDGERGCGQGACRRWWKTPARTALRYPSACTWNGAIVQPAIVDGVTTRHAAVQRGIVRPRG
- a CDS encoding aldehyde dehydrogenase family protein — translated: MPEVTQLVTLLIGGQSRPAANGATFERRNPINDAVASRAAAATLEDADAAVQAAADAFPAWAALGPGERRKRLLKAAELMDQHTDAFIRAGAAETGASPNWIGFNVMLAANMLREAASMTTQIDGSVIPSDVPGNFAMAVRQPCGVVLGIAPWNAPVILGTRALAMPLACGNTVVLKASEMCPACIG